The Dyella caseinilytica genome has a window encoding:
- a CDS encoding 5'-nucleotidase, lipoprotein e(P4) family, protein MTKSLSALLGTALVLAGCANQASHAPASAAPIAPAPATKPTVAADDNLNAVAWSQTALEHDLVYLETYRSAQSQLLTALKDKSWDALPTEDRTAPYKGLKPAVILDIDETVLDNSPYQARLIRNGGEYNEADWAKWCKEKRARALPGAVAFTQFAAKHGVAVIYISNRSQDLDTATIDNLRHAGLPVSGPDAFLGLGTILRGCDQVGTEKSCRRQLVGQHYRVLMQFGDQLGDFVSVLSNTDAGRNQAMVPYTKWIGSRWFVLPNPTYGSWEPALFNNEWSAPRDQRRQQKIDALRVD, encoded by the coding sequence ATGACCAAATCCTTGTCCGCCTTGCTGGGCACCGCACTGGTGCTTGCGGGCTGCGCCAATCAGGCATCACATGCTCCGGCTTCTGCCGCACCGATTGCACCTGCTCCGGCCACCAAGCCCACCGTTGCTGCCGATGACAATCTCAATGCTGTCGCCTGGAGTCAGACGGCGCTGGAACATGATTTGGTCTACCTGGAAACCTATCGCAGCGCGCAGTCGCAATTGCTCACCGCGCTGAAAGACAAGAGCTGGGATGCATTGCCCACCGAGGATCGCACGGCGCCGTACAAGGGCCTGAAGCCGGCAGTAATCCTGGATATCGACGAAACCGTGCTCGACAACTCGCCCTATCAGGCCCGGCTGATCCGCAACGGCGGCGAATACAACGAGGCCGACTGGGCCAAGTGGTGCAAGGAGAAACGCGCCCGCGCGCTGCCTGGCGCGGTCGCATTCACCCAGTTCGCGGCCAAGCACGGTGTCGCCGTCATCTACATCTCCAACCGCTCGCAGGATCTGGATACGGCCACCATCGACAACCTGCGCCACGCCGGCCTGCCGGTGTCGGGGCCAGATGCTTTCCTCGGCCTGGGCACCATCCTGCGCGGTTGCGATCAGGTGGGCACGGAGAAGAGCTGCCGCCGCCAGCTGGTGGGCCAGCACTATCGTGTACTGATGCAGTTCGGCGACCAGCTCGGCGACTTTGTCAGCGTGTTGAGCAATACTGACGCCGGCCGCAACCAGGCCATGGTGCCGTACACGAAGTGGATCGGCAGCCGCTGGTTTGTGTTGCCCAACCCGACCTACGGCTCATGGGAGCCCGCGCTATTCAACAACGAGTGGAGCGCGCCGCGGGACCAGCGCCGCCAGCAAAAGATCGATGCTTTGCGCGTTGACTAA
- a CDS encoding AI-2E family transporter, whose translation MAALALLMMLWLHLLPALLAGLLVYELVHAMTPLLGRRISGERARLVVVTVLGVVVVGLLTLLVVWLVSFFRKEMGDPDLLWQEQLMPLVEKAREQLPPAITNWLPDSVDELRVMAMDLTRKHAMSLQNVGKETARVLVRIIVGMVLGALVALNRARPPHQVGPLAAALGERCQHLAEAFHNIVFAQIKISLINTVASGIFLLGVLPLMGIHVPLAKTLVVITFLAGLLPVIGNLISNTAVTIAGLSVSIWVAAAALGFLIVIHKLEYFLNARIIGTQIRARAWELLVAMLVMEAAFGLAGLIAAPVYYAYLKSELETEGMI comes from the coding sequence ATGGCTGCGCTGGCACTGCTGATGATGCTGTGGCTGCATTTGCTGCCTGCGCTGCTGGCCGGCTTGCTGGTGTACGAATTGGTGCATGCCATGACGCCCTTGCTCGGCCGTCGTATTTCCGGCGAACGGGCGCGTTTGGTGGTGGTGACGGTGCTGGGCGTGGTCGTTGTCGGTCTGCTTACCTTGCTGGTGGTGTGGCTGGTGAGCTTCTTCCGCAAGGAAATGGGTGATCCAGATCTGTTGTGGCAGGAGCAGTTGATGCCACTGGTGGAAAAGGCGCGTGAGCAATTGCCGCCTGCGATCACCAACTGGCTGCCGGACAGCGTGGATGAGTTGCGCGTCATGGCCATGGACCTGACACGCAAACACGCGATGAGCCTGCAGAACGTAGGCAAGGAAACTGCGCGCGTGTTGGTGCGCATCATCGTCGGCATGGTGCTTGGTGCACTGGTCGCACTCAATCGCGCGCGTCCGCCGCATCAAGTGGGGCCGCTGGCGGCGGCGCTGGGCGAACGCTGCCAGCATCTGGCCGAAGCGTTTCACAACATCGTGTTTGCGCAGATCAAGATCTCGCTGATCAACACGGTGGCCTCCGGCATCTTCCTGCTTGGCGTTTTGCCCTTGATGGGCATACACGTGCCGTTAGCCAAGACGCTGGTGGTGATCACCTTCCTGGCCGGCCTGTTGCCGGTGATCGGCAATCTGATTTCGAACACGGCGGTGACGATTGCGGGCTTGTCCGTATCGATCTGGGTGGCCGCTGCGGCGCTGGGCTTCCTGATCGTGATCCACAAGCTGGAATACTTTCTCAACGCGCGCATTATCGGCACGCAGATTCGTGCTCGCGCGTGGGAGCTGCTGGTGGCGATGCTGGTGATGGAGGCCGCCTTTGGACTCGCTGGCTTGATCGCTGCGCCGGTCTATTACGCCTATCTCAAGAGCGAGCTTGAGACAGAGGGGATGATTTGA
- the bluB gene encoding 5,6-dimethylbenzimidazole synthase: MTEHSFTDEQREGLYRAIRERRDVRSQFLPDPIAPDILARLLQAAHHAPSVGFMQPWDFVVIDSLDIKRAVKALYEQANADAASNYTGDRATQYRRLKLEGIVDSPINLCITCDRQRGGPHVLGRHTMLETDLFSTCLAVQNLWLAARAEGIGVGWVSIVDPVLLAQTLKLPEHVYPVAYLCLGYVSEFLPKPELEIAGWRSRLPLEQLLHGNTWDGRIENDALISAINKPDGT; this comes from the coding sequence ATGACCGAACACAGCTTTACCGACGAACAACGCGAGGGACTGTACCGCGCCATCCGCGAACGTCGCGACGTGCGCTCGCAATTCCTGCCCGACCCGATCGCGCCTGACATCCTGGCGCGGCTGTTGCAGGCTGCGCATCATGCGCCATCCGTCGGCTTCATGCAGCCGTGGGATTTTGTCGTGATCGACAGCCTGGATATCAAGCGCGCCGTGAAGGCGCTCTACGAACAGGCCAATGCGGATGCTGCCAGCAACTACACCGGCGATCGCGCGACGCAATACCGGCGGTTGAAACTGGAAGGCATCGTCGACAGCCCGATCAATCTGTGCATCACCTGCGATCGTCAACGCGGAGGGCCGCATGTACTCGGCCGCCATACGATGCTGGAAACCGATCTGTTCAGCACCTGTCTCGCCGTGCAGAACCTGTGGCTGGCCGCACGCGCGGAAGGTATTGGCGTGGGTTGGGTGAGCATTGTCGATCCCGTGTTGCTGGCGCAGACGCTGAAGCTGCCGGAGCACGTCTATCCCGTGGCTTACTTGTGCCTGGGCTATGTCAGTGAATTTCTGCCGAAGCCGGAGCTGGAAATAGCCGGATGGCGTTCACGCCTGCCATTGGAGCAATTGCTTCACGGCAATACATGGGATGGCCGCATCGAAAACGATGCCTTGATATCTGCTATCAACAAGCCTGACGGGACCTGA
- a CDS encoding UvrD-helicase domain-containing protein, translating into MLNPQQLAAVEHVESPLLVLAGAGSGKTSVITQKIAHLVQRRKLAASRIAAITFTNKAAREMRERVSKLVSAEDAQALTVCTFHALGLKFLQMEHARAGLRRGFSVLDADDSENIVKELAPKGAKPDVLFGIRNLLSRAKNSGLSPEEALAAARSPRELDAATIYDLYQQRLAAFNAVDFDDLIRLPLRILESDEECRNTWRERLRYLLVDEYQDTNDAQYRLVRALAGERGSFTCVGDDDQSIYAWRGANPENIDQLSKDWPNLRVIKLEQNYRCGKRILRAANQLIANNPHLHTKKLWSEHPEGAPIRIIECKDNEHEAERIAGMAATLAEKHKVRWHDMAILYRGNFQARPLEKALRLARVPYHLTGALSFLDRAEVKDVLCYLRLLTNPSDDAAFLRVVNVPKREIGATTLEKLGQIAQTRQYSLLEATRSDSVLRQLSPRPAAALASFSELLDELRSASLHESAADLVDRVLSRTQYAAHIAGSTSDVALRDRRLGNLRELADWFRAMQKGGNNAGDLASQLALLSHADRDEPGNALRMMTLHAAKGLEFRFVFIVGCEEGTLPHDGAIDEGRTDEERRLMYVGITRAKELLTLSWSSKTKRYGEIHSNQPSRFLHELPQDDLHWEGKDLEADKEAVRETAESHMAKIAAMLAGN; encoded by the coding sequence ATGCTCAATCCCCAACAACTGGCCGCCGTCGAACACGTCGAAAGCCCGCTGCTGGTGCTCGCCGGCGCAGGCTCCGGCAAAACCTCGGTCATCACGCAGAAAATCGCGCACCTGGTGCAACGCCGCAAGCTCGCAGCGTCGCGCATCGCCGCCATCACGTTTACCAACAAGGCGGCGCGCGAAATGCGCGAGCGTGTGAGCAAACTGGTCAGCGCGGAGGACGCACAGGCGCTGACCGTGTGCACGTTCCACGCGCTGGGTTTGAAATTCCTGCAAATGGAACACGCGCGTGCCGGCCTGCGGCGCGGTTTTTCCGTGCTGGATGCGGACGACAGCGAAAACATCGTCAAGGAACTCGCGCCCAAGGGTGCGAAGCCGGATGTGCTGTTCGGCATCCGCAATCTACTCAGCCGCGCCAAGAACAGTGGTCTGTCGCCAGAAGAAGCGCTCGCCGCCGCGCGCAGTCCGCGCGAGCTGGATGCAGCCACCATTTACGACCTTTATCAGCAACGTCTGGCGGCGTTCAACGCTGTCGATTTCGACGATCTGATCCGCCTGCCGCTGCGCATTCTCGAAAGCGACGAGGAATGCCGCAATACCTGGCGCGAACGCCTGCGCTATCTGCTGGTGGACGAATACCAGGATACCAACGACGCGCAGTACCGCCTGGTCAGGGCACTGGCTGGCGAGCGCGGCAGCTTCACCTGCGTGGGCGACGATGATCAATCGATCTACGCTTGGCGTGGCGCCAATCCCGAGAACATCGATCAGCTCAGCAAGGATTGGCCAAACCTGCGCGTGATCAAGCTGGAACAGAACTATCGCTGCGGCAAGCGCATCCTGCGTGCCGCCAACCAGCTGATCGCGAACAACCCCCATCTGCACACTAAAAAACTGTGGAGCGAACATCCAGAAGGTGCGCCGATCCGCATCATCGAATGCAAGGACAACGAACACGAAGCCGAACGCATCGCCGGCATGGCGGCCACCCTGGCGGAAAAGCACAAGGTGCGTTGGCATGACATGGCCATTCTCTATCGCGGCAACTTCCAGGCACGTCCACTGGAGAAAGCGCTTCGGCTGGCGCGCGTGCCGTATCACCTGACCGGTGCGCTGTCCTTCCTGGATCGCGCCGAAGTGAAGGACGTGCTTTGCTATCTGCGCCTGCTCACCAACCCGAGCGATGACGCTGCATTTCTTCGCGTGGTGAATGTACCCAAGCGCGAAATCGGCGCTACCACGCTGGAAAAGCTGGGTCAGATCGCACAGACACGCCAATATTCTCTGCTGGAAGCCACGCGCAGCGACAGCGTACTGCGCCAGCTCAGCCCGCGCCCCGCTGCCGCGCTCGCTTCGTTCTCCGAACTACTGGATGAACTGCGCAGCGCATCGCTGCACGAAAGCGCCGCCGATCTGGTCGATCGCGTGCTCTCACGCACCCAGTATGCCGCGCACATCGCCGGCAGCACGTCGGACGTCGCTCTGCGTGATCGTCGTCTTGGCAATCTTCGCGAATTGGCCGATTGGTTCCGTGCCATGCAGAAGGGCGGCAACAATGCGGGCGATCTTGCATCGCAGCTTGCGCTGCTTAGTCACGCTGACCGCGATGAGCCTGGCAATGCCCTGCGCATGATGACGCTCCATGCCGCAAAAGGCCTGGAGTTCCGCTTTGTATTCATCGTCGGCTGCGAGGAAGGCACGCTGCCGCACGACGGCGCGATCGATGAAGGCCGCACGGATGAAGAGCGCCGCCTGATGTACGTGGGTATCACGCGCGCAAAAGAATTGCTGACGCTGTCGTGGTCATCCAAGACCAAACGCTACGGCGAAATTCATTCCAACCAGCCCAGCCGGTTCCTGCACGAACTGCCGCAGGACGATCTGCACTGGGAAGGCAAGGACCTGGAAGCCGACAAGGAGGCCGTGCGTGAAACGGCCGAGTCGCACATGGCAAAGATTGCCGCGATGCTTGCCGGCAACTGA
- a CDS encoding thymidine kinase has product MAKLYFYYSAMNAGKTTNLLQSAYNYYERGMRTLILTPALDNRYGEGIVASRIGLKSQAQRFSSDADLYAMARADIAAHGDLHCVFVDEAQFLTKAQVWQLSDVVDTLNIPVLAYGLRTDFRGELFEGSRYLLAWADSLEEIKTICHTGRKATMVVRVDERGRAITEGPQVEIGGNERYVSVSRAEFKKITQGHGRIELQQPSLPLDDQR; this is encoded by the coding sequence ATGGCCAAGCTGTATTTCTATTACTCGGCGATGAATGCCGGTAAGACCACCAATCTGCTGCAGAGCGCTTATAACTATTACGAGCGCGGCATGCGCACCTTGATCCTTACCCCGGCGCTGGACAATCGCTATGGCGAAGGCATCGTTGCTTCGCGTATCGGCTTGAAGTCTCAGGCGCAGCGCTTCAGCAGCGACGCGGATCTCTATGCGATGGCGCGGGCAGATATCGCCGCGCACGGCGACCTGCATTGCGTATTTGTCGATGAGGCGCAATTTCTGACCAAGGCGCAGGTCTGGCAGCTGAGCGATGTGGTCGATACCTTGAATATCCCGGTGCTGGCCTATGGCTTGCGCACGGATTTTCGCGGCGAATTGTTCGAAGGCAGCCGCTACCTGCTGGCCTGGGCCGACAGCCTGGAAGAGATCAAGACCATCTGCCACACCGGCCGCAAGGCCACCATGGTGGTCCGCGTGGACGAGCGCGGTCGCGCGATTACCGAAGGGCCGCAGGTTGAGATTGGCGGCAACGAACGCTATGTGTCGGTGAGCCGCGCCGAGTTCAAGAAGATTACCCAGGGGCATGGCCGTATCGAGTTGCAACAGCCCAGCCTGCCGCTGGACGACCAGCGCTGA
- the mutM gene encoding bifunctional DNA-formamidopyrimidine glycosylase/DNA-(apurinic or apyrimidinic site) lyase, translating to MPELPEVETTRRGIAPHLIGRRVASVTLRRNDLRWPIPREITELLPGQRIDEVERRAKYLLLHTHAGSALLHLGMTGVLRVLPPDVTPGAHDHVDIALEPLRGERSRILRFTDPRRFGCLLWQPPGITHELLAGLGPEPLTDAFDGELLYRRSRGRKAAVKLFLMDNAIVVGVGNIYASEALFAAGIDPRRAAGTVSRARYQRLAAEVKRILAWAIERGGTTLRDFLNPDGAPGYFFRELFVYGREGEPCKVCGTAIRQTVIGQRSTFWCPRCQK from the coding sequence ATGCCTGAATTGCCTGAGGTCGAAACCACCCGACGAGGCATTGCGCCACATCTGATCGGGCGTCGGGTTGCAAGCGTCACGCTGCGCCGCAATGACCTGCGCTGGCCGATTCCGCGTGAAATCACCGAACTGTTGCCCGGACAACGCATCGACGAGGTCGAGCGCCGCGCGAAATACCTGCTGCTGCATACTCACGCCGGGAGCGCCTTGCTGCATCTGGGCATGACTGGCGTCCTGCGCGTGTTGCCCCCTGATGTCACGCCTGGCGCGCATGACCATGTCGACATTGCGCTCGAACCGCTGCGAGGCGAGCGATCACGTATCCTGCGTTTTACCGATCCGCGCCGTTTCGGCTGCCTGCTGTGGCAGCCGCCTGGAATCACGCATGAATTGCTCGCAGGACTCGGCCCGGAACCGCTTACCGATGCCTTCGATGGCGAACTGCTCTATCGGCGTTCACGCGGACGCAAGGCAGCGGTAAAACTGTTCTTGATGGACAACGCCATCGTGGTGGGCGTCGGGAATATCTACGCCAGCGAAGCGCTGTTTGCCGCTGGCATCGACCCGCGTCGTGCCGCAGGCACGGTGTCACGCGCGCGTTATCAGCGACTTGCTGCTGAAGTGAAGCGCATTCTGGCTTGGGCGATCGAACGCGGCGGCACCACCCTGCGCGACTTTCTCAATCCAGATGGTGCGCCGGGTTATTTCTTCCGTGAGCTGTTCGTGTATGGACGTGAAGGCGAGCCCTGTAAGGTGTGCGGCACCGCGATTCGGCAGACCGTGATCGGACAGCGTTCGACGTTCTGGTGTCCGCGCTGTCAGAAATAG
- a CDS encoding GldG family protein, translating into MSTVTRRLHGWLFTLLVLLGALAIGYLTARHDHVADWTYGSRVSMSPETSAVLAKLDGPVEIVSYANPQGDLRQTVAAFLQRYRQAKADLHLSFVDPQKDPAAMRNLGITVDGELILHYRNREQRLDVLTERSFTNALERLVRGNDRIIAFVTGDGERRADGVANADLGTFVSQLEQSGMRAVPLNFSQTAAVPDQTDLVVLASPQAPLSTGATKSLVDYVNSGGNVLWLADPGNQDPSLQPLADTLGIRVLPGELVDASSAALGLKDPRMIPLGDYPPSPITLGFTLATLFPEVAPLAEVRKSEWRIAPFLRSSPQATTQSLDSSPANALKGPLDFGFALSRLSPSPAKSEQRVVVIGNGDFLSNSYLGNGGNRALGERIFDWLLGDDELINMPPRGAPDRVLTVSQQELDILSITFILVIPVLLLVIGGIIAWRRRRA; encoded by the coding sequence ATGAGTACCGTCACGCGTCGCCTCCACGGCTGGTTGTTCACACTGCTGGTGCTGCTTGGTGCACTCGCCATCGGCTACCTGACAGCCCGTCACGATCATGTTGCCGACTGGACTTACGGCAGCCGCGTCAGCATGTCGCCGGAAACAAGCGCTGTGCTGGCAAAACTGGATGGTCCGGTCGAGATTGTCAGCTACGCCAATCCGCAGGGCGATCTGCGCCAGACGGTCGCGGCATTCCTGCAACGCTATCGTCAAGCCAAGGCCGATCTGCACCTGAGCTTTGTCGATCCGCAGAAAGATCCCGCCGCGATGCGCAATCTCGGCATCACTGTCGACGGTGAGTTGATCCTGCATTACCGCAACCGCGAACAGCGCCTGGATGTGCTCACCGAGCGCAGCTTCACCAATGCGCTGGAACGCTTGGTGCGCGGCAACGATCGCATCATCGCCTTTGTTACCGGCGACGGCGAACGCCGCGCCGATGGCGTCGCGAACGCAGATCTGGGCACGTTCGTGTCGCAGCTTGAGCAGAGCGGCATGCGGGCTGTGCCGCTGAATTTCTCGCAGACGGCTGCGGTGCCTGATCAGACTGATCTGGTGGTGCTAGCCAGCCCGCAAGCGCCGTTATCAACCGGTGCGACCAAGTCGCTGGTCGATTACGTCAACAGCGGCGGCAACGTGCTGTGGCTGGCCGATCCAGGCAATCAGGACCCCAGCCTGCAACCGCTTGCCGATACGCTTGGCATTCGTGTGCTGCCGGGCGAACTGGTCGATGCATCTTCCGCCGCGCTCGGCTTGAAGGATCCGCGCATGATTCCGCTCGGCGATTATCCGCCCAGCCCGATCACGCTAGGTTTCACGCTTGCCACGCTGTTCCCCGAAGTCGCACCGTTGGCGGAAGTGCGCAAAAGCGAATGGCGAATCGCGCCGTTCCTGCGCTCCAGCCCGCAAGCAACCACTCAATCGCTCGACAGCTCGCCGGCCAATGCACTCAAAGGCCCCTTGGATTTCGGCTTTGCGCTCAGCCGATTGTCGCCCAGCCCGGCCAAGAGCGAGCAGCGCGTAGTGGTGATCGGCAACGGCGATTTCCTGTCCAACAGTTATCTTGGCAATGGTGGTAACCGTGCGCTCGGCGAGCGCATTTTTGATTGGTTGCTGGGTGACGACGAGCTGATCAACATGCCGCCGCGCGGCGCGCCGGATCGCGTACTGACGGTGTCTCAACAGGAACTCGACATTCTGAGCATCACCTTCATTCTCGTCATACCGGTGCTGCTGCTGGTGATTGGCGGCATCATCGCCTGGCGCCGGCGGCGCGCATGA
- a CDS encoding ABC transporter permease, translated as MILFAVTRLELRRLFVRPLGWIMAALALAELGWRFALLLQIFLLNQVRLAALPDGPGYTDLVAVRMYSSFITGSPLPFGLIELALLLVPLLTMSTLAGERSAGTLPLLFASGLSSTQILLGKYLAVLIWLALWLLLALAIPVSLAHGATLDWGKLAAATLGTFLALAVLGAIGVACSAFASHPSVAAVAALMVGLALNCINLGAQLAGVNSGFLNWLAMSTHQETLLRGLVSSADIVWFLLVIAVALALGAQRLASDRERG; from the coding sequence ATGATTCTTTTTGCTGTGACGCGGCTCGAATTGCGCCGACTGTTCGTACGCCCGCTCGGATGGATCATGGCTGCGCTGGCTCTGGCTGAGCTGGGTTGGCGCTTTGCGCTGCTGCTGCAGATCTTCCTGCTCAACCAGGTGCGACTGGCCGCACTGCCCGATGGCCCCGGCTACACCGATCTGGTGGCGGTGCGCATGTACAGCAGCTTCATCACCGGCAGCCCCTTGCCGTTCGGGCTGATCGAGCTGGCGCTGCTGTTGGTGCCGCTACTCACCATGTCGACGTTAGCCGGCGAACGCAGCGCTGGCACTTTGCCGCTGCTATTCGCCAGCGGACTCTCGTCGACCCAGATACTGCTGGGCAAATACCTTGCCGTGCTGATCTGGCTGGCGCTGTGGTTGCTGCTCGCGCTTGCCATTCCCGTGAGCCTTGCGCACGGTGCCACGCTGGACTGGGGCAAGCTTGCCGCCGCCACCTTAGGCACTTTTCTGGCGCTGGCGGTATTGGGCGCGATCGGCGTGGCTTGCTCCGCATTCGCCTCGCATCCTTCGGTTGCCGCCGTCGCGGCACTGATGGTGGGACTGGCGTTGAACTGCATCAATCTTGGTGCGCAGCTGGCTGGCGTCAACAGTGGCTTTCTCAACTGGCTGGCAATGAGCACGCATCAGGAAACCTTGTTGCGTGGGCTGGTATCGAGTGCGGATATCGTGTGGTTCCTGCTTGTCATCGCCGTGGCCTTGGCGCTCGGCGCGCAACGACTCGCTTCCGACCGGGAGCGCGGCTGA
- a CDS encoding ABC transporter ATP-binding protein has translation MNAPKPALPPVLQLEQVVRHRAGRPAVRDLSLDLQGGQVLGLLGVNGAGKSTTLSMIAGALRPDSGAIYLQGEDFSEHPELARRVIGWLPEGAPLWPELTVREHLEAHGRLRGIQGAHLIEARDAVLERLELTDLSRRLAGVLSQGQRQRLGLACALLHRPALLVLDEPANALDPVQVVALRKLLRELAADGTAVILSTHQLAEVTAVCDRVAILHEGTLRHDAPLHADHHDALEKTFFDIAVAGRAQAA, from the coding sequence ATGAACGCGCCGAAACCCGCTTTACCTCCCGTACTGCAACTCGAACAGGTCGTCCGGCACCGTGCCGGCCGCCCGGCCGTGCGCGACCTCAGCCTGGACCTGCAGGGCGGCCAAGTGCTTGGCCTGCTTGGGGTGAACGGCGCTGGCAAGTCGACCACGCTGTCGATGATCGCCGGCGCCCTGCGGCCTGATAGTGGCGCCATTTATCTGCAGGGTGAGGATTTCTCGGAACACCCTGAACTGGCCCGGCGGGTCATCGGCTGGCTGCCGGAAGGTGCCCCGCTGTGGCCGGAACTGACGGTGCGTGAACATCTTGAGGCGCACGGCCGGTTGCGCGGCATACAAGGCGCCCATCTCATCGAGGCTCGCGACGCCGTCCTCGAACGGCTGGAACTGACGGACCTGTCACGCCGCCTGGCGGGCGTATTGTCGCAGGGCCAGCGCCAGCGACTTGGGCTGGCCTGCGCCCTGCTGCATCGCCCGGCCCTGCTGGTGCTGGACGAACCGGCGAATGCCCTCGATCCGGTGCAGGTGGTCGCGCTGCGCAAGCTGCTGCGCGAACTGGCCGCCGATGGCACCGCCGTCATTCTTTCAACGCACCAGTTGGCCGAGGTCACCGCCGTATGCGACCGCGTGGCGATCTTGCACGAAGGCACGCTGCGCCACGACGCACCGCTGCATGCGGATCATCACGACGCCTTGGAAAAAACCTTCTTCGACATTGCCGTGGCAGGCAGGGCTCAAGCCGCATGA
- a CDS encoding DesA family fatty acid desaturase has translation MLDAVLQFLSNGVTGAGWVGIVVYLLVVTQITIFTVTLYLHRCQTHRGVDLHASISHFFRFWGWLTTGMVTKEWVAVHRKHHAKVETEEDPHSPQIYGLKKVFWDGVGLYRDASEVKEDLEKYGRGTPDDWIERKLYSGHPYWGPSLMLIINLALFGVIGAAVWAVQMAWIPFWAAGFVNGVGHWWGYRNFESSDTATNLVPWGVWIGGEELHNNHHAFPSSAKFALRKWEFDIGWAMICVLRSVGLAKVLRVAPTLDIRPNVHLPDAETLKAVLTHRFQAMTDYYRNVIVPTLADEAQHAGESIKAVPRRLRRAFADGGRWLDGEGHERMQAVLAKRPTLSTVCDFRNRLAELMEQRGAEQALKGLQQWITEAEQSGIRALQDFAQRLKSYSLVGSNA, from the coding sequence ATGTTAGATGCTGTGCTGCAGTTCCTTTCCAACGGCGTAACTGGCGCCGGGTGGGTGGGGATCGTTGTCTACCTGCTGGTAGTCACCCAGATCACCATCTTCACCGTCACGCTCTACCTGCATCGCTGCCAGACGCATCGTGGCGTCGACCTGCATGCGTCCATTTCGCACTTCTTCCGCTTCTGGGGCTGGCTCACCACGGGCATGGTCACCAAGGAGTGGGTTGCGGTGCATCGCAAGCACCACGCCAAGGTGGAAACCGAGGAAGATCCGCACAGCCCGCAGATCTACGGTCTCAAGAAAGTCTTCTGGGATGGCGTCGGTTTGTATCGCGATGCCAGCGAAGTGAAGGAGGACCTGGAGAAGTACGGCCGCGGCACACCGGACGACTGGATCGAGCGCAAGCTCTACAGCGGTCATCCGTACTGGGGCCCGTCGCTGATGCTCATCATCAACCTCGCGCTGTTCGGCGTGATCGGTGCGGCCGTGTGGGCGGTGCAGATGGCGTGGATCCCGTTCTGGGCCGCCGGCTTCGTCAACGGTGTCGGCCACTGGTGGGGTTATCGCAACTTCGAGAGTTCCGACACCGCTACGAATCTCGTCCCTTGGGGTGTCTGGATCGGCGGCGAAGAGCTGCACAACAACCACCACGCTTTCCCCAGCTCGGCCAAGTTCGCGCTGCGCAAGTGGGAGTTCGATATCGGTTGGGCGATGATCTGCGTGCTGCGTTCGGTAGGTCTTGCCAAGGTGCTGCGTGTGGCGCCGACGCTCGACATCCGCCCCAACGTGCATCTGCCGGATGCCGAAACCCTCAAGGCCGTGTTGACCCATCGCTTCCAGGCGATGACCGATTACTACCGCAACGTCATCGTGCCGACGCTGGCCGACGAAGCGCAGCATGCCGGCGAAAGCATCAAGGCCGTGCCGCGTCGTCTGCGTCGCGCCTTCGCCGATGGTGGTCGCTGGCTCGACGGCGAAGGCCACGAGCGCATGCAGGCTGTACTGGCTAAGCGCCCGACCCTCAGCACCGTCTGCGATTTCCGCAATCGCCTGGCCGAGCTGATGGAACAGCGCGGTGCCGAGCAGGCACTCAAGGGTCTGCAGCAGTGGATCACCGAGGCTGAGCAGAGTGGCATTCGCGCGCTGCAGGATTTTGCCCAGCGTTTGAAGAGCTATTCGTTGGTTGGCAGCAACGCCTAA
- a CDS encoding thiol-disulfide oxidoreductase DCC family protein, with the protein MSHSISSPIVVYDGVCLLCSRWIRFLLEHDREGRYRFAAMQSDSGRQLLISHGLDPDSPFSMLLVENDQGYTDATAIARVLRTLPQRRWHWLSATILAFPQKIRDVAYRFVARHRYRFFGRSDQCFVPTPEQRSRFMP; encoded by the coding sequence ATGAGTCACTCCATAAGCTCGCCTATCGTCGTCTACGATGGCGTCTGCCTACTCTGTAGCAGATGGATCCGCTTTCTACTGGAACACGATCGTGAAGGTCGCTATCGGTTCGCCGCGATGCAATCGGACAGCGGTCGGCAGCTACTGATCTCTCATGGCCTCGACCCAGACTCACCGTTTTCCATGTTGCTGGTCGAAAACGATCAGGGCTACACCGATGCAACCGCGATCGCTCGCGTTCTTCGCACCTTACCGCAACGACGCTGGCATTGGCTGAGCGCAACGATCCTGGCGTTTCCACAAAAAATACGCGACGTGGCATATCGCTTCGTCGCACGTCATCGCTATCGCTTTTTCGGTCGCAGCGACCAATGCTTTGTGCCGACGCCCGAACAACGCTCGCGCTTTATGCCATAG